The Microbacterium oleivorans genome contains the following window.
TACTGCATGACGCTCAACAGGAACGCGGGCTCGAGCGATATCGGGAGGTTGGGGTCGTAGCCGCCCGAGAGCGGGAACCAGCCGAAGACGAAGCCGAACAGCCACAGGGCCAGCAGCGCGATCCAGAAGTAGGGCACCGACGAGACGAAGGTGATGAACGGCGTCATGATCGAGTCGAACCTCGACCCGGCCCGCCAGCCGACCGCGACGCCGAGCATCGTCCCGAGCACGAACGAGATGACGGTCGTCGTGCCCACGAGGAGCAGCGTCCACGGCAGACCCGCGCCGACGAGGTCGGCGACCGGGACCGGGAAGTTCGAGATCGACACCCCGAGGTCGAACCGGGCCAGCTGGGCGAGATAGCCGCCGTACTGCTCGAGCAGGTTCTGATCGGGGTTGCCGAAGAGACCGCGGATCGACACGAGCGCCTCCGGAGCCAGCGCCTGACCGCTCACCCGCTCGAGCTGATCGATGATCGCCGCCGACGGATCGCCGGGCATGAGGCGCGGGATGACGAAGTTCAGGGTGATCGCCGACCAGGCTGCGACGAGATAGAACCCGAGGCGTTTGAGGAGGAAGACTCCGCTGCGTCGGCGGGGCTTCCGGCGCGCCGAGACCTCGGCCAGGGCCGTCGTCGTCGTGGGCGTGGGAGCCCCGCCGAGCGCGGTCATGACGCGGGCTTCAGCGAAAGCAGGGTGCGGACGGTGTCGGGGCCGAGACTCGGGAAGGGCACCGCGTCGAAGTCGTCGGGCGTCGGCCAGCCCGTCCAGTACGTCGCGTTGACGTCGACGAACCAGTAGGAGTTGTAGAGCGGGCTGAACGGCACCTCGTCGACCACGATGCGCTGCATCTCCTGGCCGAGCGAGCGCAGCGTGTCCTCGTCGGCCGCCCGGGTCATGTCCGACAGGATGCGGTCGGTCTCGGGGTCGTTCCATCGCCCGATGTTCGTGGCTGCGGCGGTGCCGAGCGGCTCGACGTACCGGCTGTCGAGGAAGCCGTAGACGCCGTAGACCCCCGCCCCGCCCGTGGTGGCGATCGTCAGATCGAAGTCGCCGGTCTTCTGCTGGTCGTAGAGGGCCGCCCCCGGGGCGCCCGCAGGAGCGACCGAGAGGCCGAGCACCGACTTCCAGCTGTTGATCATGATGTCGGCGTAGGCGTTCCACCCGAAGTCCTGGTTGAACGACAGCCGCGGCGAGTAGCGCTGCCCGTCCTTCTCGAGGGCGCCGTCGACGACGGTGAAGCCGGATACCGCGAGCGCGGCCTGCGCGGCGGCGGCATCCACGTCCTGCACGGCGCCGCGGTACTCCGGAGCGATCCAGTCGGCGTAGATCTGGTCGACGAGCCCCGTCGGGCCGGCCTCGGTGCCCGGGCGGTTGAGGGTGGCGGTGATGTCCGAGCGCGGGATCGAGAGCGCGAGCGCACGCCGCAGGTCGGCGTTGTCGAAGGGCGCCTGCGCGGTGTTGTACATCATCGAGTACGCCCCGCCCGTGGCGTAGAGCTGGTAGAGGTTCGTCTCGGGGTTCTGCGCGACGAACTCCTCCTCCGCGCCCGCCCACGACGCCGGCGCCCAGTCGACGTCACCGCGGAGCAGCTGCGCCTTGACCGCCTCGACGTTGGTCGCGAGCACCTTGAGGTAGGTCATGGGCACCTGCCCTCCCCAGTAGTCGTCGCGCGCCTTGAGGGTCACCTGCTGCGCCGCGAACGCGTCGACCGTGAACGGACCGGTGCCCACCGGGTCGGGGTTGGTCCAACTCATGAGGTCCTGGTCGCGCCAGATGTGCTCGGGGACGACGGGCAGTGAACTCGAGGCGAACTGGTTGAGCGCCGCGAACGAGGGCTCGGCGAAGTCGACCTGCACCGTGTCGTCGTCGACCCTGCTGACCGCCTCGTAGGTGACACCGGCGAGGTTGAGCTCGGGTCGCTCGAGCGGAAGCGAGAGCGAGTAGACGACGTCGTCGGCGTCCATCGCCTCGCCGTCCGAGAAGGTGACGTCGGAGCGCAGCTCGATCGTGAGCGCCGTGCCGGCCTCGTCGAACTGCATCGATTCGGCCAGCCAGGGCTCGACGACGGCGCCGTTGCTGTAGTCGATGCGAGCGAGCGGCTCGTAGATCAGCTCGGCGTTGGGCGCCTTCTCGGTCGCGGGACCCAGGACGTTGTAGTTGCGGACGTAGGTCGTGCCTCCGTCGGACTTGCCGTAGATCAGCGTCTCGGCGCGGGCCGCGGTGCTGGTGGCGGTGCCGGGCGAGCAGGCCGCGAGGGCGAGCGCTGCGGTCGCGAGGGCGGCAGTGGCGGCGATTCGGGATGTGCGCATTCCGGTCTCCTGTGACGTGGCGTGCGATTTCGACGGTCATACGTATGAGCGCCGACACGAAGAAGAACGACGGTGTGCTTCTACGTATGACCAGCACGGTAGCGGCCGAATGGCGCCGGTGTCAACGGTGATCTCGCGGGCGTCTCGCCG
Protein-coding sequences here:
- a CDS encoding ABC transporter permease; the encoded protein is MTALGGAPTPTTTTALAEVSARRKPRRRSGVFLLKRLGFYLVAAWSAITLNFVIPRLMPGDPSAAIIDQLERVSGQALAPEALVSIRGLFGNPDQNLLEQYGGYLAQLARFDLGVSISNFPVPVADLVGAGLPWTLLLVGTTTVISFVLGTMLGVAVGWRAGSRFDSIMTPFITFVSSVPYFWIALLALWLFGFVFGWFPLSGGYDPNLPISLEPAFLLSVMQYGALPALTIVFSAFGGWMLGMRNMTVTTVREDYVLLAQAKGLSPARVRWRYAARNAMLPQFTGFAMALGGVVGGALLTEIVFSYPGIGYLLFSALQKRDYPVMQGVFLLVTLTVLLANLIADSLYVWLDPRVREES
- a CDS encoding ABC transporter substrate-binding protein, whose protein sequence is MRTSRIAATAALATAALALAACSPGTATSTAARAETLIYGKSDGGTTYVRNYNVLGPATEKAPNAELIYEPLARIDYSNGAVVEPWLAESMQFDEAGTALTIELRSDVTFSDGEAMDADDVVYSLSLPLERPELNLAGVTYEAVSRVDDDTVQVDFAEPSFAALNQFASSSLPVVPEHIWRDQDLMSWTNPDPVGTGPFTVDAFAAQQVTLKARDDYWGGQVPMTYLKVLATNVEAVKAQLLRGDVDWAPASWAGAEEEFVAQNPETNLYQLYATGGAYSMMYNTAQAPFDNADLRRALALSIPRSDITATLNRPGTEAGPTGLVDQIYADWIAPEYRGAVQDVDAAAAQAALAVSGFTVVDGALEKDGQRYSPRLSFNQDFGWNAYADIMINSWKSVLGLSVAPAGAPGAALYDQQKTGDFDLTIATTGGAGVYGVYGFLDSRYVEPLGTAAATNIGRWNDPETDRILSDMTRAADEDTLRSLGQEMQRIVVDEVPFSPLYNSYWFVDVNATYWTGWPTPDDFDAVPFPSLGPDTVRTLLSLKPAS